Part of the Pseudomonadota bacterium genome is shown below.
AGCCATGATGGCAACAAGCACCACCACCACCATGGTGGAACCGACAGTATGTTTTTTGTTCGGCCACGCAATTTTGCCGAATTCAACCTTGACTTCAGTCGCAAACTCACTGATCTGCGAAAACCGGAAGCCCTGGGATGAACCCTCAATCTGCTTGACGGCTTTCTGTTTGGTCTTCCCAGACTGTTTCTCGTTCTTATCAACCATCGGTCTCTTCTCTTATTAAACTACCCCTGAACCGTCTGACATGATCAGGATCAAAT
Proteins encoded:
- the secE gene encoding preprotein translocase subunit SecE is translated as MVDKNEKQSGKTKQKAVKQIEGSSQGFRFSQISEFATEVKVEFGKIAWPNKKHTVGSTMVVVVLVAIMAVYLGAVDLFLGKLIGYILG